The DNA sequence ATGGTTATGTGACCCCACTTTCACCTCTATTCCTATAGATGACCTTCTATCAACAAAAAGAGGAAAAGAGCTTGCTGGAACGATAGACTTTCAATCTACTTGTAAACGTGAAAATGCACTTGATCCAAAGGGAGACACAGTTTGGTTTGGAGTCGTGGATAAAGAGGGAAATGCCGTTTCTTTTATCCAAAGTATATACCACGAATTTGGTTCAGGAATTATACCTAAAGGGACAGGAGTTCTACTACAAAATAGAGGCAGTTTTTTTTCTTTAGATCCTAATCATATTAATTGTTTAGAGCCTAAGAAGAGATCATTTCATACGTTAAATCCAGCTATGCTGCTAAAGAATGAAAAGCCTTATCTTGTATATGGATCAATGGGAGGTGAGGGGCAGCCGCAAACACAAGCAGCCCTAGTAACGAGAATAATAGACTATGGGAATAGTGTGCAGGCAGCAATCGAAGCACCGCGCTGGTTATATGGGAGAACATGGGGAGTCGTTTCCAATGATGTAAAGGTGGAAGCACGTATATCCTCTACAGTCATAGAAGATCTAAAGATACTAGGGCATCCGATAAAAAAAGTAGAGGACTTTACAGATGTGATGGGGCATGCTGGAGCAATTATGCTAGACCCTGTTAGTAAGGTGAAATACGGGGGGGCAGACCCTCGAGGTGATGGAGCTGCACTTGGTTATTAATAGCTAAAAGGTGTCAGAATTATTAAACCTAGAAAGAAGGTAAATAATGAAGGTGCAATGGGAACTTTTTGTTGCGTTTTTTCGGTCTGGGATTTTAGGGTTTGGAGGTGGTCCATCTGCCATTCCTTTAGTAAAAAAAGAAGTTGTAGATATATTCAAGTGGATGAATGAGGATGAATTTAGTGATGTTCTTGCATTAGGGAACGCATTACCAGGTCCAATAAATACGAAAATAGCTGGTTACATTGGTTATCGAGTAGGTGGTTATATTGGCTTAATTACTGCAGTATGCGCATCTATCGTTCCGTCGATTCTTCTAATGATACTCTTTTTAACGACATTAGCTGTTTATAAAGATGAGCCGTGGGTAGGTGGAATGACAAATGGGGTTATTCCTGTTGTAACGATCATGCTTGCTGTACTTACATGGGAGTTTTTTAAAAATGCAAAAAAAGGTATTGGTTGGAAATTGAGTATATCTATTCTTACTATTAGCTTCCTTTTAGTAGAGTTGCTCCACGTACACCCAGCAGTGATTATAGGATTGCTGCTTGTTTATGTCATAGTGAAGCGAGAGAAGACCGATAAGAAAAATATAGCTGGGAGGGCGTAGGAATGACATACGTAGAAATCTTTCTAGCCTTTTTTATACCTGGAATTGTTGGTTACGGTGGTGGCCCAGCATCTATCCCTCTTGTTGAATATGAAGTGGTGCATCGCTACAATTGGATGAATGTTGAACAGTTCAGTGAAATATTAGCATTTGGAAATGCATTACCTGGACCAATTGCTACGAAAATGGCTGGTTATATTGGATATGAAGTAGGAGGACCGTTCGGTGCTTTTGTAGGGGTTTTTGCTACAGTAGCCCCATCACTATTGTTAATGATTTTTTTGTTGAGGATATTATATAAATTTAAAAATTCACCAAAAGTAAAAGAAATGACAGCTCTCATTAGACCTACTATTGCCATGCTACTCGGTGTATTAGCCTTTCGCTTTCTAGAAACATCGTACCTTTATACAGGCATAGGGCATACCGTTTTTCTTTTGATAATGAGTCTATTATTATTAGAAAAATGGAAAATACATCCTTCTATTGTCATTGTAGGAGGATTGGTTTATGGAGCTGTGTTTTTAAGCTAGGAAATAGAAAAGAATAGACAGTCAGAATCTGAGAGTTTATAAGGAAAAGACCGAGTCAGTATCTAAAGGTCCATAATAGATCTTTGGATACTGATTCTTTATATTTCATGATGTGTAGAATGATAAGATAGTATTAATCATTAGATTTATAGAAAATTAATGCAACAATAATCAAGTTTTGCACTTTTTCAGCGGAGCCACACCTCTTTACCTGTT is a window from the Evansella cellulosilytica DSM 2522 genome containing:
- a CDS encoding chromate transporter; the encoded protein is MKVQWELFVAFFRSGILGFGGGPSAIPLVKKEVVDIFKWMNEDEFSDVLALGNALPGPINTKIAGYIGYRVGGYIGLITAVCASIVPSILLMILFLTTLAVYKDEPWVGGMTNGVIPVVTIMLAVLTWEFFKNAKKGIGWKLSISILTISFLLVELLHVHPAVIIGLLLVYVIVKREKTDKKNIAGRA
- a CDS encoding chromate transporter, with the protein product MTYVEIFLAFFIPGIVGYGGGPASIPLVEYEVVHRYNWMNVEQFSEILAFGNALPGPIATKMAGYIGYEVGGPFGAFVGVFATVAPSLLLMIFLLRILYKFKNSPKVKEMTALIRPTIAMLLGVLAFRFLETSYLYTGIGHTVFLLIMSLLLLEKWKIHPSIVIVGGLVYGAVFLS